The following proteins are encoded in a genomic region of Triticum dicoccoides isolate Atlit2015 ecotype Zavitan chromosome 1B, WEW_v2.0, whole genome shotgun sequence:
- the LOC119325271 gene encoding uncharacterized protein LOC119325271: protein MAPAASTVDVLGDDLLQEVFVLLPGPADLLRAALACRPFLRAARSAAFLRRFRRRHPFTCPLLLGCHLHLPGERRGNSAPHLLPTPPSAATRRVAERGDFALSFIPRRGRPGAAGAGTPWQLLDCRNGRLLLRSRSSQELAVADPLARRWVSLPALPGDHPVGYALVPDDGDYSVFQAACISRVGDTTELRAFLLSSAELRWADVGGLAQQPNLAASRAMQANRSLYWKLVGGQHMLALNTATTELAVLPLPPFLRELSFDVIEKGEDGAGGLHVLTMRGFCIEVWVGEDDGAGGLAWTLVDKSVRFHRAIAEMIGSEHFYHLTLDVIGVAAGVVFLRNGSCLFCIHLETMKMTKLSENESCPSALIYPYTIAWPPAILNPTEEGA from the coding sequence ATGGCCCCGGCCGCCTCCACCGTCGACGTCCTCGGCGACGACCTGCTGCAGGAGGTCTTCGTCCTGCTCCCGGGCCCCGCCGACCTCCTCCGCGCCGCGCTCGCCTGCCGCCCCTTCCTCCGCGCCGCCCGCAGCGCCGCCTTCCTCCGCCgcttccgccgccgccaccccttcACCTGCCCGCTCCTCCTCGGCTGCCACCTCCACCTCCCCGGCGAGCGCCGCGGGAACAGCGCCCCTCACCTGCTTCCCACTCCCCCCTCCGCCGCCACGCGCCGGGTCGCCGAGCGCGGCGACTTCGCCCTCTCCTTCATCCCCCGCCGCGGCCGGCCGGGCGCCGCCGGCGCCGGCACCCCGTGGCAGCTCCTCGACTGCCGCAACGGTCGCCTCCTTCTGCGCAGCCGCTCGTCCCAGGAGCTCGCCGTCGCCGACCCGCTGGCCCGGCGGTGGGTCTCGCTCCCCGCGCTCCCCGGCGATCACCCCGTGGGGTATGCCCTCGTCCCCGACGACGGCGACTATTCGGTGTTCCAGGCGGCCTGCATTTCCCGAGTCGGCGACACCACGGAGCTGCGcgccttcctcctctcctccgccGAGCTTCGGTGGGCGGACGTGGGCGGCCTCGCGCAGCAGCCCAATCTCGCGGCCTCCCGGGCGATGCAAGCGAACCGGTCGCTGTACTGGAAGCTAGTGGGTGGACAGCACATGCTGGCGCTCAACACGGCGACGACGGAGCTCGCCGTGCTGCCGCTCCCGCCTTTCCTGCGGGAGCTCAGTTTCGACGTCATCGAGAAGGGGGAGGACGGCGCCGGTGGGCTCCATGTGCTCACCATGCGTGGCTTCTGCATCGAGGTTTGGGTCGGCGAGGACGACGGCGCCGGTGGCCTGGCGTGGACGCTGGTGGACAAGTCGGTGAGGTTCCACAGGGCGATTGCAGAGATGATTGGCTCGGAACACTTTTACCATCTCACACTGGATGTCATCGGGGTGGCTGCGGGTGTTGTGTTCTTGCGCAATGGCAGTTGTCTGTTCTGCATTCATCTTGAGACTATGAAGATGACGAAGCTCTCTGAGAACGAGAGTTGCCCGTCTGCACTGATATATCCTTACACGATAGCGTGGCCGCCAGCGATCTTGAACCCTACTGAAGAAGGTGCTTGA